One stretch of Pseudomonas fluorescens Q2-87 DNA includes these proteins:
- a CDS encoding methyl-accepting chemotaxis protein encodes MIKAKTGKPLEASRSRSQIIVLFVALIIFIVLLFANFAYLNTQSTYDKQYIGHAGELRVLSQRIAKNATEAAAGKPAAFKLLSDARNDFAQRWGYLKQGDPVTGLPPAPATLRPQMRAVQLDWERLLQNTDAILSSEQTVLSLHQVAATLAETVPQLQVEYEKVVEILLQRGAPAAQVAMAQRQSLLAERILGAVNTVLAGDENASQAADTFGRDAARFGQVLNGMLQGDPTLKISQVQDRDARARLTEISELFEFVSGSVDEILETSPELFKVRESAGNIFNLSQTLLDEASHLATAFENLAGGRSVNTIGGYVLGLLALMSIILIGLVMVRETNRQLRETAEKNERNQNAIMRLLDEIEDLADGDLTVTASVTEDFTGTIADSINYSVDQLRDLVATINLTAGQVAAAVQETQATAMHLAQASEHQAQQISEASASINEMAQSIDQVSANAAESSAVAERSVEIANKGNEVVHNTIHGMDNIREQIQDTAKRIKRLGESSQEIGDIVSLIDDIADQTNILALNAAIQASMAGDAGRGFAVVADEVQRLAERSSAATRQIETLVRAIQADTNEAVISMEQTTTEVVRGARLAQDAGVALEEIEGVSKTLAALIQSISNAAQRQTSSAGQISLTMNVIQQITTQTSSGSTATAESIGNLAKMASQLRRSVSGFTLPAGPVVEENKG; translated from the coding sequence ATGATCAAGGCAAAAACAGGCAAGCCACTGGAAGCGTCGCGCAGTCGTTCGCAGATCATCGTGCTGTTCGTCGCATTGATCATCTTCATCGTGCTGCTGTTCGCCAACTTCGCTTACCTCAACACCCAGTCCACTTACGACAAACAGTACATCGGTCACGCCGGTGAATTGCGGGTGCTTTCCCAGCGCATCGCCAAGAACGCCACCGAGGCCGCCGCCGGCAAGCCTGCGGCCTTCAAGTTGCTGAGCGACGCGCGCAATGATTTTGCCCAGCGTTGGGGCTACCTGAAGCAGGGTGACCCGGTGACCGGCCTGCCACCGGCGCCCGCCACCCTGCGCCCGCAAATGCGCGCGGTGCAATTGGATTGGGAACGGCTGCTGCAGAACACCGATGCGATCCTGTCCAGCGAACAAACCGTGCTGTCGCTGCACCAGGTGGCGGCCACCCTGGCCGAAACCGTGCCGCAATTGCAGGTCGAATACGAAAAAGTCGTCGAGATCCTCCTGCAACGCGGCGCGCCTGCCGCCCAGGTCGCCATGGCCCAGCGCCAGTCGCTGCTGGCCGAGCGGATTCTAGGCGCGGTGAATACCGTGCTGGCCGGCGATGAAAACGCCAGCCAGGCCGCCGACACCTTTGGCCGCGACGCCGCCCGGTTCGGCCAGGTGCTCAACGGCATGCTGCAAGGTGACCCGACCTTGAAGATCTCCCAGGTCCAGGACCGCGATGCCCGGGCGCGCCTGACTGAAATCAGCGAGCTTTTCGAATTCGTCTCCGGTTCGGTGGATGAAATCCTCGAAACCTCCCCGGAGCTGTTCAAGGTTCGTGAGTCGGCCGGCAATATCTTCAACCTGTCGCAGACCCTGCTCGACGAGGCTTCGCACCTGGCCACGGCCTTCGAGAACCTGGCCGGCGGACGCTCCGTCAACACCATCGGCGGCTACGTACTGGGCCTGCTGGCGCTGATGTCGATCATCCTGATCGGCTTGGTGATGGTCCGTGAAACCAATCGCCAACTGCGCGAAACCGCAGAGAAGAACGAGCGCAACCAGAACGCGATCATGCGGCTCCTGGACGAAATCGAAGACCTGGCCGACGGCGACCTGACCGTTACCGCTTCGGTCACCGAGGACTTCACCGGCACCATCGCCGACTCCATCAACTACTCGGTGGATCAATTGCGCGACCTGGTGGCGACCATCAACCTCACCGCCGGCCAGGTCGCCGCTGCCGTGCAGGAAACCCAGGCCACGGCGATGCACCTGGCCCAGGCATCCGAGCATCAGGCCCAGCAAATTTCCGAAGCATCGGCTTCAATCAATGAGATGGCCCAGTCCATCGACCAGGTATCGGCCAATGCCGCCGAGTCGTCGGCGGTGGCCGAGCGTTCGGTGGAGATCGCCAACAAGGGCAACGAGGTGGTGCACAACACCATTCATGGCATGGACAACATTCGCGAGCAGATCCAGGACACCGCCAAGCGCATCAAGCGCCTGGGCGAGTCGTCCCAGGAAATTGGCGACATTGTCAGCCTGATCGACGACATCGCCGACCAGACCAACATCCTGGCCCTCAATGCCGCCATTCAGGCGTCCATGGCCGGTGATGCCGGGCGCGGGTTCGCAGTGGTGGCCGATGAAGTGCAGCGGCTGGCGGAGCGCTCTTCAGCGGCGACCCGGCAGATCGAAACCCTGGTGCGGGCGATCCAGGCCGACACCAACGAGGCGGTGATTTCCATGGAGCAGACCACCACGGAAGTGGTGCGCGGTGCTCGCCTGGCCCAGGACGCCGGCGTCGCCCTGGAAGAAATCGAAGGCGTGTCCAAGACCCTGGCGGCGCTGATCCAGAGCATCTCCAACGCGGCGCAGCGACAGACCAGCTCGGCGGGGCAGATTTCGTTGACCATGAATGTGATCCAGCAAATCACCACGCAGACCTCGTCCGGCTCCACCGCCACCGCCGAAAGCATTGGCAACCTGGCAAAAATGGCCAGCCAGCTACGCCGCTCGGTGTCCGGGTTTACCTTGCCGGCGGGGCCGGTGGTTGAAGAGAACAAAGGGTGA
- a CDS encoding Hpt domain-containing protein translates to MGDRHDYVALEWVKGEIAETLKQAHLALNRLLDDPQAADALGQCLACIHQVHGGLQMIEFYGAALLAEEMEQLCAALQDNRIAHRDEAISLLSQALGQLPIYLDRIQSARRDLPLVVLPLINDLRSARGESLLSETSLFSPELPDIAPLQDEALKRLEPPDLPNTLRKLRQTLQVALAGLLREQDDATHLGYLAKVFHRLEGLCAAAPLNELWQVASALVEGMREGRIANSPALRSLFKEADKELKRLLDQGMSGINQPAPPHLLKSLLFYIAKAEHPSGQMHIMKERYSLDDALPDSAMVDEERARLAGPDRDAMRSVLTALCEELVRVKERLDLFVRSDRQHASELDSLLAPLRQIADTLAVLGFGQPRKVIIDQLAVVLSLAQGQREPDDATLMDVAGALLYVEATLAGMVGTVEPESREDTQLPTTDLTQIHQIVIKEAHTCLQQAKDMIVDYIDADWNSEQLEPLPALLTQVRGALAMIPLGRAAGLVEACNGFIREHLLLEHAQPGWEELDHLADVITGLEYYLERLSEDPETPGEPLLDGVERSLAALGYFPDEARVPLLDDVLSPNEAQVMHDLQELNDPQTVQSLAQVLASPVSAVNPPARNTPGSLLPPPTDEHPVDDELREVFLEETAEVLDVLREYLPRWNAHPDDHDALGELRRAFHTLKGSGRMVRALVLGELAWAMENLLNRVLEHSVEAGATVRQLIADTVQLLPALVAEFADSQQRQRDDVDRLAARAHALAKGNDEEDDDEQDVAALDPLLLKIFGNEAQGHLASLNHFLEQAADHLPLQASDELQRALHTLKGSASMAGVLPIAELAGAMDDLAREYKAHLIALDLDEIDLLLEAEGLLRLGLRQLHNEPLAAIPGAEDLIRRAQAQLAERLQAALSTPDKGLRTKRDPQLINNFLAQGMDILLDAESLLQRWQQHPGEGQELSALLDELTTLGEGAHLADLHPVDELCEALLDLYGAVEESSLAVSDGFFQEAQRAHEALIDMLDELAAGQHVRPQPERVQALRSLLEASLDPAATGLIRSDGSRTLSIRELGNATAELEREAPADTSVDDDIAAIFLEEAQDILESAAQALQRWLADPDNGAPLSSLQRDLHTLKGGARMAGVRPVSDLAQELENLYEGLVDRRYSHSEELAQLLNSSHERLDLLLGQLQQGQPLGDPVALIDAIRRFRQDQPSAIDAAGTAQGDAAGHDPELLEIFLEEGFDILDSSSAALLRWQAEPSNRQAVETLLRDLHTLKGGARMVEIGPIGDLAHELENLYEGLSAGLLQPSPALFTLLQSSHDRLAQMLDAVRAGQPCPLADRLITQIQAVNHPQEPETPQAVAVPEPVSAPPTPTPARTEPAVPSDGADMVKVSAELLDDLVNLAGETSIFRGRIEQQVNDARVALSEMETTIERMRDQLRRLDTETQGRILSRQQVEAERLGYEEFDPLEMDRHSQLQQLSRALFESASDLLDLKETLDRGNHDAENLLQQQGRINTELQEGLMRTRMVPFERMLPRLKRIVRQVAQELGKDVEFVVGNAEGEMDRNVLERMAAPLEHMLRNAVDHGLEPADVRIAAGKPARGRISLDLSREGGDIIFDIRDDGAGVPLEAVRRKAIKRGLLTPDSDISDRDVLQFILQPGFSTAEKITQISGRGVGMDVVHEEVRQLGGSMVIDSTPGQGVHFRIRLPFTVAVNRALMVQCHDDLYAIPLNTIDSIVRVLPAELDGYYQLDPPTYSYAGQRYELCYLGELLKTGARPKLLGQSQPLPVLLIQCNERHVAVQVDATAGTREIVVKSLGPQFSSVQGLSGATILGDGRVVLILDLLAPIRALPHQVPRRPLAAQGEGEHQRPLLVLVVDDSVTVRKVTSRLLERHGMHVLTAKDGVDAMALLAEHSPDLMLLDIEMPRMDGFEVATQVRNDPRLAHLPIIMITSRTGQKHRDRAMAIGVNDYLGKPYQESVLLDSIARWSKTHA, encoded by the coding sequence ATGGGTGATCGGCACGACTATGTGGCCCTGGAATGGGTCAAGGGCGAGATTGCCGAAACGCTGAAGCAGGCCCATCTGGCCCTCAACCGCCTGCTGGACGATCCGCAGGCAGCGGATGCCCTTGGGCAATGCCTGGCCTGCATTCACCAGGTGCACGGCGGCCTGCAGATGATCGAATTCTACGGCGCGGCGTTGCTGGCCGAGGAAATGGAGCAACTGTGCGCTGCCCTGCAAGACAACCGCATCGCCCATCGTGACGAAGCCATCAGCCTGTTGAGCCAGGCCCTGGGCCAGTTGCCGATCTACCTGGACCGCATACAAAGCGCCCGTCGTGACCTGCCGCTGGTGGTGCTGCCGCTGATCAACGACCTGCGCAGTGCCCGGGGCGAGAGCCTGTTGTCGGAGACCAGCCTGTTCAGTCCCGAGCTGCCCGACATTGCGCCGCTCCAGGACGAGGCCCTAAAGCGCCTCGAACCGCCGGATCTGCCGAACACGTTGCGCAAATTGCGCCAGACCCTGCAAGTGGCACTGGCGGGCCTGCTGCGCGAACAGGACGATGCGACCCATCTCGGTTACCTGGCCAAGGTCTTCCACCGCCTCGAGGGCCTGTGCGCCGCAGCGCCGCTCAATGAGCTGTGGCAGGTGGCTTCGGCACTGGTCGAAGGCATGCGTGAAGGGCGCATCGCCAACAGCCCGGCGCTGCGCAGCCTGTTCAAGGAAGCCGACAAGGAACTCAAGCGCTTGCTCGACCAGGGCATGTCAGGCATCAATCAACCGGCACCGCCCCACCTGCTCAAGAGCTTGTTGTTCTATATTGCCAAGGCCGAACATCCCAGCGGGCAGATGCACATCATGAAAGAACGCTACTCACTGGACGACGCGCTGCCTGACAGCGCCATGGTCGACGAAGAACGCGCGCGCCTGGCCGGGCCCGACCGCGATGCCATGCGCTCGGTGCTCACCGCGCTCTGTGAAGAACTGGTGCGGGTCAAGGAACGCCTCGACCTGTTCGTGCGCAGCGACCGTCAGCACGCCTCGGAGCTGGACAGCCTGCTGGCGCCCTTGCGGCAGATCGCCGATACCCTGGCGGTGCTCGGTTTCGGCCAGCCGCGCAAAGTCATCATCGACCAATTGGCGGTGGTGCTGAGCCTCGCCCAGGGCCAGCGCGAGCCGGATGACGCGACCCTGATGGATGTCGCCGGCGCCTTGCTGTATGTCGAGGCGACCCTGGCCGGCATGGTCGGCACCGTCGAGCCCGAAAGCCGCGAAGACACCCAACTGCCCACCACCGACCTGACCCAGATCCACCAGATCGTCATCAAGGAGGCCCACACCTGCTTGCAGCAGGCCAAGGACATGATCGTCGATTACATCGACGCTGACTGGAACAGCGAACAGTTGGAGCCCTTGCCGGCACTGCTGACCCAGGTCCGTGGCGCGTTGGCGATGATCCCGCTGGGCCGCGCCGCCGGGCTGGTGGAGGCTTGCAACGGTTTCATCCGCGAGCATCTGCTGCTGGAACATGCCCAGCCAGGCTGGGAGGAACTCGATCATCTGGCCGATGTGATTACCGGCCTCGAATATTACCTGGAACGGCTGAGCGAGGATCCGGAAACCCCCGGTGAGCCTTTGCTCGATGGCGTCGAACGGAGCCTGGCGGCCCTCGGTTATTTCCCTGACGAAGCGCGGGTTCCGTTGCTCGACGATGTGCTGAGCCCCAATGAGGCCCAGGTCATGCACGACTTGCAGGAGCTGAATGACCCGCAGACGGTGCAGTCCCTCGCCCAAGTGCTGGCCAGTCCGGTCTCGGCGGTGAACCCGCCGGCCCGCAATACCCCGGGCAGCCTGCTGCCGCCACCGACGGATGAGCACCCGGTGGACGATGAGTTGCGCGAAGTCTTCCTCGAGGAAACCGCCGAGGTGCTGGACGTCCTGCGTGAGTACCTGCCGCGCTGGAACGCCCATCCCGACGATCATGACGCCCTGGGCGAGCTGCGCCGGGCGTTCCACACCCTCAAGGGCAGTGGCCGGATGGTGCGCGCATTGGTGCTGGGTGAACTGGCCTGGGCCATGGAAAACCTGCTCAACCGGGTGCTGGAGCACAGCGTCGAAGCGGGCGCGACGGTTCGCCAGTTGATCGCGGACACGGTGCAATTGCTGCCGGCCCTGGTGGCCGAATTCGCCGACAGCCAGCAGCGCCAACGCGACGACGTCGATCGGCTGGCCGCCCGCGCCCATGCCCTCGCCAAGGGCAACGATGAAGAGGATGACGACGAGCAGGATGTCGCCGCCCTCGATCCCTTGTTATTGAAAATCTTCGGCAACGAAGCCCAGGGCCACCTGGCCAGTCTCAATCATTTTCTTGAGCAGGCCGCCGACCACTTGCCGCTGCAGGCCAGCGATGAGTTGCAGCGGGCCTTGCACACCCTCAAGGGCAGTGCATCGATGGCCGGGGTGCTACCGATCGCCGAGTTGGCCGGGGCGATGGACGACCTGGCCCGGGAGTACAAGGCGCACCTGATCGCCCTCGATCTGGATGAAATCGACCTGCTACTGGAAGCCGAGGGTCTGCTGCGGCTGGGGCTGCGGCAACTGCACAACGAGCCACTGGCAGCGATCCCCGGCGCCGAGGACCTGATTCGCCGCGCCCAGGCTCAGTTGGCCGAGCGTCTGCAAGCGGCCCTCAGCACACCGGACAAAGGGCTGCGGACCAAGCGTGATCCGCAACTGATCAACAACTTCCTCGCCCAGGGCATGGACATCCTGCTGGACGCCGAAAGCCTGTTGCAGCGCTGGCAGCAGCATCCCGGCGAAGGCCAGGAATTGAGTGCGCTGCTGGATGAGCTGACCACCCTGGGTGAAGGCGCGCATTTGGCCGACTTGCATCCGGTGGACGAGCTTTGCGAAGCCTTGCTGGATCTCTACGGCGCGGTGGAAGAAAGCAGCCTGGCGGTCAGCGACGGGTTTTTCCAAGAGGCGCAGCGCGCCCATGAAGCACTTATCGACATGCTCGATGAACTGGCAGCCGGGCAGCATGTGCGCCCGCAGCCCGAACGGGTACAAGCCTTGCGCAGCCTGCTTGAGGCCAGTCTCGATCCGGCGGCCACCGGTCTGATCCGCAGCGACGGCAGCCGCACCCTGAGTATCCGCGAGCTGGGCAATGCCACCGCTGAGCTTGAACGTGAAGCCCCCGCCGACACGTCGGTGGACGATGATATTGCCGCGATCTTCCTCGAAGAAGCCCAGGACATTCTCGAAAGCGCTGCCCAGGCGTTGCAACGTTGGCTGGCCGATCCGGACAACGGCGCGCCGCTGTCTTCGTTGCAGCGGGATTTGCACACCCTCAAGGGCGGGGCGCGGATGGCGGGCGTGCGCCCCGTGAGCGACCTGGCCCAGGAACTGGAAAACCTCTACGAAGGCCTGGTGGATCGCCGTTACAGCCACAGCGAGGAACTGGCGCAACTGCTCAACAGCAGCCACGAGCGCCTGGACCTGCTGCTTGGGCAATTGCAGCAGGGCCAGCCGTTGGGCGATCCCGTTGCATTGATCGATGCCATACGCCGGTTTCGTCAGGACCAACCCAGTGCCATCGACGCCGCCGGGACGGCCCAGGGCGATGCGGCCGGTCACGACCCGGAGCTGCTTGAAATCTTCCTCGAAGAGGGCTTCGACATCCTCGACAGCTCCAGTGCGGCGTTGCTGCGCTGGCAGGCGGAACCGTCGAATCGCCAGGCCGTGGAAACCCTCCTGCGAGATTTGCACACGCTCAAGGGCGGTGCGCGAATGGTGGAAATCGGGCCCATCGGTGACCTCGCCCATGAACTGGAGAACCTTTACGAAGGCCTGTCGGCGGGGCTGCTGCAACCGAGTCCGGCATTGTTCACCTTGCTGCAAAGCAGCCATGACCGATTGGCGCAGATGCTCGACGCGGTGCGCGCCGGGCAACCGTGCCCGTTGGCTGATCGGCTGATCACGCAGATCCAGGCGGTGAATCATCCGCAGGAGCCTGAAACGCCTCAAGCCGTCGCGGTCCCTGAACCGGTCTCTGCGCCCCCGACGCCGACGCCCGCCAGAACCGAGCCGGCGGTTCCCAGCGACGGTGCCGACATGGTCAAGGTCTCCGCCGAGCTGCTCGACGACCTGGTGAACCTGGCCGGCGAGACGTCGATCTTCCGTGGGCGTATCGAACAGCAGGTCAACGACGCCCGTGTGGCCCTGAGCGAGATGGAAACCACCATCGAGCGTATGCGCGACCAGTTGCGGCGCCTGGATACCGAAACCCAGGGGCGGATTCTCAGCCGCCAGCAGGTTGAGGCCGAGCGCCTGGGCTACGAAGAGTTCGACCCGTTGGAGATGGACCGGCATTCCCAGTTGCAGCAGTTGTCCCGGGCGCTGTTCGAGTCCGCCTCGGACCTGCTCGACCTGAAGGAAACCCTCGATCGCGGCAACCACGACGCCGAGAACCTGCTGCAACAGCAAGGACGCATCAACACCGAGCTCCAGGAAGGGCTGATGCGTACGCGCATGGTTCCGTTCGAGCGCATGCTCCCGCGCCTCAAGCGTATCGTCCGGCAGGTGGCGCAGGAGCTTGGCAAGGACGTGGAATTCGTGGTCGGCAATGCCGAGGGCGAGATGGATCGCAACGTGCTCGAACGCATGGCCGCGCCGTTGGAACACATGCTGCGCAACGCCGTCGACCACGGCCTGGAGCCGGCCGATGTGCGTATCGCCGCCGGCAAGCCGGCCCGGGGACGCATCAGCCTTGACCTGTCCCGGGAAGGCGGCGACATCATTTTCGACATCCGCGACGACGGCGCCGGTGTGCCCTTGGAGGCGGTGCGGCGCAAGGCGATCAAGCGCGGCCTGCTGACGCCGGACAGCGACATCAGCGACCGTGATGTGTTGCAGTTCATCCTCCAGCCGGGGTTCTCCACGGCGGAAAAAATCACTCAGATATCCGGGCGCGGCGTTGGCATGGACGTGGTCCATGAAGAGGTGCGGCAACTGGGCGGCAGCATGGTCATCGACTCGACGCCCGGGCAGGGCGTGCATTTTCGCATTCGCCTGCCGTTCACCGTGGCGGTCAACCGGGCATTGATGGTGCAGTGTCATGACGACCTGTACGCGATCCCGTTGAACACCATCGACAGCATCGTCCGGGTATTGCCCGCCGAACTGGACGGTTATTACCAGCTCGATCCGCCGACCTACAGCTATGCCGGCCAGCGTTATGAACTGTGCTACCTGGGCGAACTGCTGAAGACCGGCGCCCGCCCGAAACTGCTGGGCCAGAGCCAACCCTTGCCGGTGCTGCTGATCCAGTGCAACGAGCGGCATGTCGCGGTGCAAGTAGACGCGACCGCCGGGACCCGCGAGATTGTGGTCAAGAGCCTCGGCCCGCAATTTTCCTCGGTGCAGGGCCTATCCGGCGCGACCATCCTGGGGGATGGCCGGGTGGTATTGATCCTCGACCTGCTGGCGCCGATCCGCGCCTTGCCTCACCAGGTCCCGCGCCGTCCGTTGGCGGCGCAAGGTGAGGGCGAGCACCAGCGGCCGTTGCTGGTGCTGGTGGTGGACGACTCGGTGACGGTGCGCAAGGTCACCAGCCGCCTGCTGGAACGCCATGGCATGCACGTCCTCACCGCCAAGGACGGCGTGGACGCGATGGCACTGCTGGCTGAGCACTCCCCGGATCTGATGCTGCTGGACATCGAGATGCCGCGCATGGACGGCTTCGAAGTGGCCACGCAAGTGCGCAACGACCCGCGCCTGGCGCACCTGCCGATCATCATGATCACCTCCCGTACCGGCCAGAAACACCGCGACCGCGCCATGGCCATCGGCGTCAACGACTACCTGGGCAAGCCGTACCAGGAATCGGTGCTGCTCGACAGCATCGCCCGCTGGAGCAAGACCCATGCATGA
- a CDS encoding chemotaxis protein CheW: MHDLHFHQRTSHLTGLLLPLADRHLILPNVAVAELIDYQSSAFDMDTPPWFLGWVSWRERQIPLLSFESACGQKTVLGERARIVILNALGGRPELRFIALLVQGIPRSYKLDSQLSYVDVPLCGLEQAAVQVGEHVAKVPDLLALEELVVAAGLVRQHKS; encoded by the coding sequence ATGCATGACCTGCATTTTCACCAGCGCACCAGCCACCTCACCGGCCTGCTGCTGCCCTTGGCCGACCGGCACCTGATCCTGCCCAACGTGGCCGTGGCCGAACTGATCGACTACCAGAGCAGCGCCTTTGATATGGACACCCCGCCGTGGTTCCTCGGCTGGGTGAGCTGGCGCGAACGGCAAATACCGCTGCTGAGCTTCGAGTCGGCCTGCGGCCAGAAAACCGTGCTCGGCGAGCGGGCCCGCATCGTCATCCTCAACGCACTGGGCGGGCGCCCGGAACTGCGCTTCATCGCACTGCTGGTGCAAGGCATCCCGCGCTCCTACAAACTCGACAGCCAATTGAGCTACGTCGACGTGCCACTGTGCGGGTTGGAGCAGGCGGCGGTGCAGGTGGGGGAACATGTGGCGAAAGTGCCGGACTTGTTGGCGTTGGAGGAGTTGGTGGTGGCCGCGGGGTTGGTTCGGCAGCACAAATCCTGA
- a CDS encoding DUF6124 family protein, whose protein sequence is MFKVTPNPPETDPSSAHAGLDPQKLDEAAERALSFYLDPKPQTQKKQPPGQLFTVVDDLDSECLLANLSETLASANVMLNELAFDLEGSPRHFALGIQQMIELSQLLANRALDIVDPR, encoded by the coding sequence ATGTTCAAGGTCACCCCCAATCCCCCCGAAACCGACCCCTCATCAGCCCACGCCGGCCTTGATCCGCAAAAGCTTGATGAAGCCGCCGAACGTGCCCTGAGCTTCTATCTCGACCCCAAACCTCAAACCCAAAAGAAACAACCTCCAGGCCAACTGTTCACTGTCGTGGATGACCTCGACAGCGAATGCCTCCTGGCCAACCTCAGCGAAACCCTCGCCTCCGCCAATGTCATGCTCAACGAGCTGGCTTTCGACCTTGAGGGTTCGCCCCGGCATTTTGCCCTGGGCATCCAGCAGATGATCGAACTCAGTCAGTTGCTGGCCAATCGGGCGCTGGATATTGTCGACCCGCGCTAA
- a CDS encoding nucleotidyltransferase domain-containing protein, translated as MNHLSLSDALFTATQQRVLGLLFGKPDRSFYANEIARWAQVGKGSLMRELERLQNSGILLMTRQGNQTHYQANMHCPIYAELLGIVQKTMGIAEPLRQALEPFSRQLSWAFVYGSIAKGQANASSDIDLMLIGEGLHYSEVMERLMPLEEQLGRPLNPTLYTPQDWAAKFAAGNSFVVRVARQDKINLLGEDPLESKDGQAGKSGKSVT; from the coding sequence ATGAATCACCTCTCTCTAAGCGATGCCTTGTTCACGGCCACTCAGCAACGGGTCCTGGGCCTATTGTTCGGTAAACCGGATCGAAGTTTCTATGCCAATGAAATTGCTCGCTGGGCTCAAGTTGGCAAGGGCAGTCTCATGCGGGAGCTGGAGCGTTTGCAAAACTCAGGGATTTTGCTGATGACTCGTCAGGGCAATCAAACCCATTACCAAGCCAATATGCACTGCCCGATCTACGCGGAACTGTTGGGCATCGTTCAAAAAACCATGGGGATAGCCGAGCCGTTACGCCAAGCCTTGGAGCCGTTTTCCAGGCAGTTGAGTTGGGCGTTCGTCTACGGCTCCATCGCCAAAGGCCAGGCGAACGCATCCAGTGACATAGATCTCATGCTGATCGGCGAAGGCCTGCATTACAGTGAAGTGATGGAGCGGCTTATGCCTCTGGAAGAGCAACTGGGCCGTCCTCTTAACCCTACGCTCTACACGCCCCAGGACTGGGCTGCAAAATTTGCGGCGGGTAACAGCTTCGTGGTGCGGGTAGCGCGGCAGGACAAGATCAACTTGCTGGGTGAAGACCCTTTGGAGTCCAAGGATGGGCAAGCAGGAAAGTCTGGAAAATCTGTTACGTAG